From Patescibacteria group bacterium, a single genomic window includes:
- a CDS encoding LysM peptidoglycan-binding domain-containing protein — protein sequence MNLIKRISYGMASLAAAAVVSIAPVAQAQVSSDVFGNISGSNLGLGQLFVLDRLFAGSNGILNSRTNGFVYVVQSGDTLRSIAARYLGNANLYGQIVAANNISNPNIINPGQQLVIPTANTTVYSNGVNTGGVLNTGNNLGNLFVLGRLFGGNQPMNLGDYLIMDQLFNNGAYGSIGGSGVVNTGGGTSLGDMFILDQLFGGSSVPSTVVPVAPSVPSSPAPSSGY from the coding sequence ATGAATCTAATTAAGAGAATTTCTTACGGCATGGCCTCTTTAGCGGCTGCGGCTGTCGTAAGTATAGCGCCGGTGGCGCAAGCACAGGTAAGCAGTGATGTGTTTGGCAATATCTCGGGTTCCAACTTGGGATTAGGCCAATTATTTGTGCTTGACAGGTTGTTTGCCGGCAGTAACGGAATTTTGAACAGCAGAACAAACGGTTTTGTTTATGTTGTCCAATCCGGTGACACCCTAAGGTCAATAGCAGCCAGATACTTAGGTAACGCAAACTTATATGGACAAATCGTGGCGGCAAATAATATTTCTAATCCTAATATAATTAATCCCGGACAGCAGTTGGTGATTCCGACTGCCAATACGACAGTTTACTCCAATGGAGTTAACACTGGCGGAGTCCTTAACACCGGGAATAATCTTGGAAATTTATTTGTCTTAGGTCGTCTATTCGGCGGCAACCAGCCCATGAATTTGGGAGATTACCTGATTATGGACCAATTGTTTAACAATGGCGCATACGGCAGTATTGGCGGTAGTGGCGTTGTTAATACCGGCGGTGGTACCAGCTTAGGTGATATGTTCATTCTTGATCAGCTGTTTGGCGGCAGTAGTGTACCGTCAACGGTTGTCCCGGTCGCACCTTCTGTTCCTTCCTCTCCAGCGCCAAGTAGCGGGTATTAA